Part of the Bacillus sp. N1-1 genome, TTGGTTCGCCAACAGAAAGACCGCCGATTGCATAACCTGGAAAATCAAGTGAAACAAGATCCTCAGCACTTTGTTTCCTTAAATCTTCGTACTCGCCACCCTGCACAATACCGAATAACCCCTGGATATCTTTACGTTCATGAGCCGTTAAACACCGCTCTGCCCAACGACTTGTCCGCTCAACAGAACTCTTCATATAGTCAAATTCCGCTGGATATGGAGGGCATTCATCAAATGCCATCATAATATCAGAACCGAGCGCATTTTGAATTTCCATTGCACCCTCAGGAGAAAGGAAAAGCTTTTCACCACTCATATGATTTCGGAAATGAACGCCTTTTTCCTCGATTTGTCTGAGGTCACTTAAGCTAAATACCTGGAAGCCACCAGAATCGGTTAGGATTGGCTGATCCCAGTTCATAAATTTATGAAGACCGCCCGCTTCTTTGACAATATCATGTCCTGGACGAAGCCAAAGGTGATAGGTATTACTTAAGATAACACCGGCACCCATTTCTTTTAATTCTTCCGGACTCATTGTTTTAACAGTTGCAAGCGTTCCAACTGGCATAAACATTGGCGTTTCAAACGTTCCATGTGGCGTGTGTAGCTTGCCAAGGCGCGCACCACTTTGTTTACAAGTTTTAATTAATTCGTAGCGAATTGGTTCCGTCATTCTTTCGTACTCCCTTCCAAAATCAACATTGCATCACCAAAACTGAAGAATCGGTATTCTTCTTCAACAGCCGTACGATAAGCGGAAAGTACAAAATCTCTTCCCGCAAGAGCGCTTACGAGCATGATCAATGTTGACTGAGGCAGGTGAAAGTTAGTAATCAGTCCATCGATTGCTTTAAACGTATAACCAGGGTAAATAAAGATATCGGTCCAACCTGACGATTCTTCAAAACGGCCGTCATGGGCTGAAGCTACCGTCTCAAGCGTTCTTGTCGAAGTTGTGCCAACTGAAATAATCCGCCCACCCTCTTCTCGAACACGATTTAAAAGCTCTGCCGTTCCTTTTGTAAGCTGATAAAACTCACCATGCATTTCATGCTCAAGGATGTTGTCTACGGAAACCGGGCGGAATGTGCCCAGACCGACATGCAGCGTAATAAAAGCTACATGAACCCCCTTGTCTTCTAGACGCTGAAGCATTTCTTCAGTAAAATGCAGACCGGCAGTTGGTGCTGCAGCAGACCCTCTATGCTTTGCAAAAACGGTTTGATAGCGATCTTGATCATCAAGCGTTTCTGTAATATATGGAGGTAGTGGCATTTCACCAAGTTGATCAAGGATTTCATAAAAAACCCCTTCGTATTGAAACTCCAGCACACGCCCACCATGTTCAAGAGACTCTTTGCATACGGCTGTCAAACGGCCATCTCCAAATGAAATCACAGTGCCCGGCTTTACTCGCTTGGCAGGTTTAACAAGCGTCTCCCACTCATCCTCTTCCATTTGCTTAAGAAGCAGAACTTCTATTTTGGCACCCGTTTCTTCTTTTGAACCATATAGTCTGGCAGGCATAACACGCGTATCATTCAAGACAAGACAATCGCCAGGATTGATATATTCCTCCAAATTGGAGAACTCTCTATGCTGAAGTTTTTGCTGTAATGGGTCTAATACCATTAATCGCGATTTCGTCCGTTCTTTTAACGGTGTTTGCGCAATCAATCTTTCGGGAAGTTCAAAATCAAAATCATTTACGTTCATTTTTTTCACCACTATTTCTAAAAAGTGTTCAACTTTATTGATTTTACCACAGCACTACCGATCCGCGCACCCTTAAGGGGCAGTTCTCCTTCCCCCAGCTTGTAACTGGCGGTTAGAAAGCTCCCCCTTATCTGAACCTACCTATAATAAAAAAGAGTAGTGACAGAACAATACTAACGATGATAGAAGTAACGATTGGAAAAAAGAATGTTGTGTTTCCTCTTTTAATTACCAGATCACCAGGTAATTTACCGACAAAGGACCACAAAACCCCAATAGCTAAAAAAGCGATCCCTAACACGATAAATAGCTTTGAAATGCCCATCTTTATTTCGGAACCTCCATACCAAAGTGTTCGTATACATGAGGCATCACCATACGTCCACGCGGCGTGCGCTGTAGAAATCCAATTTGAAGAAGGAATGGCTCATACACATCTTCAATCGTATGACTTTCTTCTCCAATGGTGGCAGCAATCGTATCAACGCCAACAGGTCCACCACGAAACTTTTCTATAATCGCTAACAGAAGCTTGTGGTCAATATGATCGAGTCCGAGCGGATCTACCTGCATCATCTCTAACGCCTGTGCAGCAAGCGAAGACGAGATGACTCCATCTCCTTTTACTTGAGCGAAATCTCTTACTCGCTTTAACAAACGATTAGCGATTCGCGGTGTTCCACGAGAGCGACGCGCTAGTTCAACAGCGGCATTCTGATCCATTTCTACATTAAAAATATCAGCTGTTCTCATGATAATCGTTTGTAATTCATCTTCTAGATAATATTCAAGTCTGCTTAAGACACCAAACCGGTCTCGTAAAGGGGCCGTTAATAACCCTGCTCTTGTCGTCGCACCTACAAGTGTAAATGGCGGTAGATCCAGTCGAACGGACCTGGCCGTTTCCCCCTTTCCAATCACAATATCCAAACAGTAGTCTTCCATAGCAGGATAAAGCACTTCTTCTACGCTTCTCGGAAGACGATGAATTTCATCAATAAATAAAACATCCCCAGGTTCAAGCGCCGTTAAAATAGCTGCCAAATCTCCAGGTCGTTCAATGGCAGGACCTGATGTTGTACGTAAATTTACTTCCATCTCATTAGCAATGATAGCGGAAAGGGTCGTTTTACCGAGGCCTGGAGGACCATATAACAAAACATGATCCAGAGGCTCTTCGCGCATTTTTGCCGCTTCAATAAACACTTCAAGATTTCGCTTTACTTTTTCTTGTCCAATATACTGAGCTAATCGCTGAGGACGGAGGCTATATTCTACGGATGAGTCGTCACCGACTTGTTCTCCAGATAGAATGCGATCTTCCACGTTACTCCCTCCTTATTGCTTCAGCATAAGCTGAAGGGCTTTCTTGATATACTGATCGGTTGTTAGCGTTTCTTCTAACAGTTTTGGTTTAACCTTCTTAATTTCTCGCTCGGCGTAGCCAAGTGCTTTCAGTGCTTCTAACGCTTCATCAAGTTCATGAGCGCCTTCTTCTTGCACCTCGTCCACTGCAAACAATCCTTCAATTGGAGCTCCAAAACCTTTTAGCTTTCCTTTTAAATCAAGGATAATTTGACGCGCTGTTTTCTTTCCTACACCAGGAAACTTCGTTAAGAATTTTTCATCTTCCATCTCGATGGCACTAACAACCTTGTCAGGTTCGCCAGTCGCTAAAATAGCAACGGCTCCTTTAGGACCAATTCCTGATACATTTAACAGTTTCTCAAATAAAAGGCGCTCTTCTCGGGTTGGGAAACCATAAAGAGCAATTAAATCTTCTCTCACATAATGGTGCGTAAAAATTTGAATCGATTGATTTCGATATTTCTGAAACTCAAACGGATTGCCACAATAGATTTTATAGCCAATCGAATTGGACTCCACCACAATGTATTCTGTATCAATATATTCAACCGTGCCTTTAATATATTCAATCAAAGCTACTCTCTCCCCTGTACATACGAACATGTATTTCTATCTCTCCATTCTACCATAAAAACACGAAAAGCGGAGCAGGCCCGTTAAAATCTGCAGGATGTTGGAGCCCATGAGATTGAGACGCTTTTTGTCTCATTCGATTGGGTGAAACAGCCGGAGGATTTGGCCTGCGCAGCTAGACATGAAAAGCGGAGACGAGCGTTTAGAAACGGAGATATTGGAGCGCTTGAACGAGAACACGCCCTTTGTGTTCTTGTGAAAGAGCGAAATATCGCAGTTTCTGCGAGTCGCAGCTGGACACGAAAGGCGTAAAGAACTGTTTATTAAATACAAAAACCCGTCCTATTGGACAGGTTTGCTTTTGATTTTCGAAAAAGATTGAATCACATCTTCAAACTGATACCATGATTCTACAGGTATGCCATCCATAAGTTGTTCTCGCCTTTGACTTTCAAGCTTCCCTACATCAATTTGGAAGAACGTTTGAATCACTTTCTCATCGGCAGGGTCACCATCAAAAATGGTAAGAACACCATCCTCCGTTAAACCAAAATGGCCATTTTGTTTACTTGCAGGAGAAATATCTTCAAAATTCCGTTCAAAAACCATTTTTCCTTCTTCCTGATCGACAAGTTGCCAGTCTGCATATTGACTCCAAAAATCCTCCATTGCCCAAATCGTTTCATACACGGATTGTTTTGTTGTCACTCCATCTGCATAATTCGTTCGTAGTTCTACTTCAATGATTAACGGACCTTCCGCCTGCAGAGACTCTGGTGTTACCGTTGCTAAATCGTTACTAGGGTCGAAAGCTTCGGCCGTTGTTCCACCAAAAATTAGAAGGAAACCTAACAGAATGAGCGGATAAAGGTTTTTCATATATCTTCAACACCTTTCTTCCATATTCAAGAAGTTCATGCCGTTAGCGTTTCCAATTTCTCCATCCATATGCATCAAAAAAAGCTACAGAAAATCTGTAGCTTATAGTTGCTCATACACCTCATCATTTATTTCTGCATTATGATAAACTTCCTGAACATCATCATTATCTTCAAGCTGTTCAATTAGCTTCACCATGTTAGCACCATCCTCATCCCTTAAAGGGGCATACGTTTCTGGAATCATCGTAACTTCTGCAGATGAGAATGTTAAGCCTCCTGCTTCGAGATGCTGCTTAACAATGTGAAACTCCTGTGGATCCGTATAAATCTCATAGGCTTCCTCCGTTGTTTCCATTTCTTCTGCACCGGATTCAATGACCTGGAGCATCAATTCCTCTCCATCAAGTACATTTTCAGAGCGGTCAATGATCAGTAAGCCTTTCCGATTAAATAGAAAGGATACACAACCATTTTCGCCCATGTTACCATTATTTTTATTAAAAGCATGCCGTACATCCGCCGCAGCACGATTTTTATTATCTGTGAGCAATTGAACCATGATGGCTGCGCCACCTGGTCCATAGCCTTCATATATAACATTTTCATACTGAACACCATTCAGATCACCAGTGGCTTTCTTTATCGCACGATCAATGTTGTCGTTCGGCATATTTGATGATTTCGCTTTATCAACCGCGAGTCTTAAAGAAGGATTTGTTTCCGGATCGCCTCCTCCTTGCTTAGCAGCGACAAAAATTTCCTTCGCTAGCTTCATAAATACTTTTCCACGCTTCGCATCCTGTGCGTTTTTTCTACGCTGAATATTTTTCCATTTGGAATGTCCAGCCATTGGTACGAACTCCTTTCAAATGTAGTGATTTCCCTAACCGTAACATAGGAATCACTCGACCGAAAAGCGTTCTGCATATGTAAACGAGCAGGCTTCAGCCCACTCGTTATTCTGATTACTTGTTGTTCTCAAAAGGACGCTTTGCAGCATTGCCGATGTCATCTAAAATCCCATTTACATCAGTCTGAACTTCTTCAAAACCATCTCCA contains:
- a CDS encoding BofC C-terminal domain-containing protein, giving the protein MKNLYPLILLGFLLIFGGTTAEAFDPSNDLATVTPESLQAEGPLIIEVELRTNYADGVTTKQSVYETIWAMEDFWSQYADWQLVDQEEGKMVFERNFEDISPASKQNGHFGLTEDGVLTIFDGDPADEKVIQTFFQIDVGKLESQRREQLMDGIPVESWYQFEDVIQSFSKIKSKPVQ
- the ruvB gene encoding Holliday junction branch migration DNA helicase RuvB, translating into MEDRILSGEQVGDDSSVEYSLRPQRLAQYIGQEKVKRNLEVFIEAAKMREEPLDHVLLYGPPGLGKTTLSAIIANEMEVNLRTTSGPAIERPGDLAAILTALEPGDVLFIDEIHRLPRSVEEVLYPAMEDYCLDIVIGKGETARSVRLDLPPFTLVGATTRAGLLTAPLRDRFGVLSRLEYYLEDELQTIIMRTADIFNVEMDQNAAVELARRSRGTPRIANRLLKRVRDFAQVKGDGVISSSLAAQALEMMQVDPLGLDHIDHKLLLAIIEKFRGGPVGVDTIAATIGEESHTIEDVYEPFLLQIGFLQRTPRGRMVMPHVYEHFGMEVPK
- the ruvA gene encoding Holliday junction branch migration protein RuvA, yielding MIEYIKGTVEYIDTEYIVVESNSIGYKIYCGNPFEFQKYRNQSIQIFTHHYVREDLIALYGFPTREERLLFEKLLNVSGIGPKGAVAILATGEPDKVVSAIEMEDEKFLTKFPGVGKKTARQIILDLKGKLKGFGAPIEGLFAVDEVQEEGAHELDEALEALKALGYAEREIKKVKPKLLEETLTTDQYIKKALQLMLKQ
- the queA gene encoding tRNA preQ1(34) S-adenosylmethionine ribosyltransferase-isomerase QueA, translating into MNVNDFDFELPERLIAQTPLKERTKSRLMVLDPLQQKLQHREFSNLEEYINPGDCLVLNDTRVMPARLYGSKEETGAKIEVLLLKQMEEDEWETLVKPAKRVKPGTVISFGDGRLTAVCKESLEHGGRVLEFQYEGVFYEILDQLGEMPLPPYITETLDDQDRYQTVFAKHRGSAAAPTAGLHFTEEMLQRLEDKGVHVAFITLHVGLGTFRPVSVDNILEHEMHGEFYQLTKGTAELLNRVREEGGRIISVGTTSTRTLETVASAHDGRFEESSGWTDIFIYPGYTFKAIDGLITNFHLPQSTLIMLVSALAGRDFVLSAYRTAVEEEYRFFSFGDAMLILEGSTKE
- a CDS encoding YebC/PmpR family DNA-binding transcriptional regulator; translation: MAGHSKWKNIQRRKNAQDAKRGKVFMKLAKEIFVAAKQGGGDPETNPSLRLAVDKAKSSNMPNDNIDRAIKKATGDLNGVQYENVIYEGYGPGGAAIMVQLLTDNKNRAAADVRHAFNKNNGNMGENGCVSFLFNRKGLLIIDRSENVLDGEELMLQVIESGAEEMETTEEAYEIYTDPQEFHIVKQHLEAGGLTFSSAEVTMIPETYAPLRDEDGANMVKLIEQLEDNDDVQEVYHNAEINDEVYEQL
- the tgt gene encoding tRNA guanosine(34) transglycosylase Tgt, producing the protein MTEPIRYELIKTCKQSGARLGKLHTPHGTFETPMFMPVGTLATVKTMSPEELKEMGAGVILSNTYHLWLRPGHDIVKEAGGLHKFMNWDQPILTDSGGFQVFSLSDLRQIEEKGVHFRNHMSGEKLFLSPEGAMEIQNALGSDIMMAFDECPPYPAEFDYMKSSVERTSRWAERCLTAHERKDIQGLFGIVQGGEYEDLRKQSAEDLVSLDFPGYAIGGLSVGEPKDVMNRVLDFTTPHLPTHKPRYLMGVGSPDSLIDGAIRGVDMFDCVLPTRIARNGTLMTSNGRLVVRNAKYARDFRPLDENCDCHVCRNYSRAYIRHLVKSNETYGFRLTTYHNLYFLLNLMKQVRQAIMDDRLLDFKAEFFEQYGFNKPNAKNF
- a CDS encoding DUF2905 domain-containing protein, which produces MGISKLFIVLGIAFLAIGVLWSFVGKLPGDLVIKRGNTTFFFPIVTSIIVSIVLSLLFFIIGRFR